DNA sequence from the Burkholderiales bacterium genome:
GATTGGCGGGCAGCAGAAATCGATTTTGCATCGCGTCCTGCCGCGGCAAGCGATCTGATCGGCGTTACCGGCGCATTTTGCGCCATTGCCGAAACCGGCACACTGCTGCTGTTGTCGGGCAGCGAAACGCCGGCCACGACGAGCATGCTGCCGGAAACCCATTTCGCCATCGTCCATGCCGACCGCATCGTGGCGACCATGGAAGAGGCCTTCATGCTGGTGCGCGGCGCGCACCAGCAATTGCCGCGCGCCGTGTACTTCGTGTCAGGCCCTTCGCGCACGGCCGATATCGAGCAGACAATTGTCCTCGGCGCGCATGGACCGTATCGACTGCATATCCTGCTGGTGGGCCGCGCGTCTCATTCGTGATGGTTCGATTTCTCAGTGCCGTTCTTTGTGCATGCCGTCATGCCAGGAACAACCAGCTGACCAGCGCGAATATCGGCAGCAGGATAACGGCGGACCACAGCATGTAGCCGAAGAAGCTCGGCATTTTTACGCCGCTGTGCTCGGCGATGGCCTTGACCATGAAGTTGGGCGCGTTGCCGATATAGGTGTTCGCGCCCATGTAAACCGCGCCGGCGGAAATCGCAAGCAGCGTTGTCGAAAGCGGACCGCTCAGCATTTTCGCGTCGCCGCCGGCGGTGTTGAAACACACCAGATAGGTCGGCGCATTGTCGAGAAAGCTCGATAGGATTCCGGTAAGCCAGAAGTACATGACGTCGTTGGGGCTGCCATCGGCGTTGGTAACCGCATCGATAACTGGCGCGAGCGCTCCCTCGCTACCGTCGCGCAGAATCGCGATGGCCGGGATGATGGTGAGAAAAATTCCAGCGAAAAGCTTGGCGACTTCGACGATCGGTTCCCAGGTGAAACCGTTCGCCTCACGATGACTCGCCGCCGTGAGCTTCAGCGACAAGCCCGCGATCAGCAAGAGCAGGACATCCCTCAGCAGATTCTG
Encoded proteins:
- a CDS encoding lactate utilization protein C, whose translation is MSAIEQNAGAKERILARIRSAREAQESRRKIELQEIARHLDAHPRGPRLMIEDEAGMAGSMQARFLERARAMASTFEEVASMNQVPHAIAAYLIANGLPKEVVAWPEFSRLDWRAAEIDFASRPAAASDLIGVTGAFCAIAETGTLLLLSGSETPATTSMLPETHFAIVHADRIVATMEEAFMLVRGAHQQLPRAVYFVSGPSRTADIEQTIVLGAHGPYRLHILLVGRASHS